Part of the Paenibacillus guangzhouensis genome is shown below.
TTCGGCAGTTATGCCATCCTTGAAACACCGTCGTTAGAAGACATCATGTACTACACCGCTAAGGGAGGTCCTATCTATGCTTAACCTGATTCGTAAAGATTTCATCGTCATGAAGAGTTCGTTAGGACTTATCCCTCTCTATTTCGTGATTTTTAGCATGGTTCTCATATCCAATACGATGTCAGCTTACTTCCTGGTCGCTGTCTATACGGCTTTCACCACGTTGATGATGAGCACGGGTGCGGATGTGAAGAACGATAATCATGCATTTCTCATTACGATGCCGATGAACCGGGCGCAAATGGTGAAGTCAAAGTATGTCACAGCGGTTCTGTATACGGGAGTTGCAGCGATTGCTTGCTATATTTTCTACACTATAGTTCGTTACGTGAAGCCAAGTCTGGGCATGCCCGCTTATTCGATGGGACAATTCCTGGCATCGATCGGAATTTCATTGGTGTTCGTCTCCATCTACTTGCCGCTGTTCTACTGGCTTAGCAAAAAAGGCATGGCGATCATCAACATGGTCTTCATGATTATACTGATTGGACTAACGCCATTTATAAACATTGGGACGTACCTGATGCATAAACAGAATGCCGGTTCAATCGACAATATGAGCGTTGTGCTTATCGGATTAGGCGTCGTGCTTCTATTCATTGCTTCCTACTTCTTAGCTAAATACTTGTTCAACAGAAAGGATTTATAATTACGATGAAAACATCATTTGCAAACATCATGAAATTTACGGCGATTTGCGCCATGGTTACATCGATTGGTCTTACTTCCACGTTCGGTTCAGCATCCGCAGCTCCAGCAGCGAAGCCGCTGCCTGTGAAGGCCAATGCCATTCAGACAATTGAATTTAAGACGGATGACAAGTTCGAAGACCTGAAATTTCTCAAGAAAGCAATTGGCGATAAACGAATCGTCATGCTCGGCGAGAGTTCGCACGGTGCGGCGGAGTTCAATAAGTCAAAAGCGAGAATGGTGCAATTTTTACATAAAGAAATGGGCTTTAACGTCCTTGCCTTCGAATCGGGACTCGGGGACGCGAGCGGTACTTATGCAGGGATCTC
Proteins encoded:
- a CDS encoding ABC-2 transporter permease, whose translation is MLNLIRKDFIVMKSSLGLIPLYFVIFSMVLISNTMSAYFLVAVYTAFTTLMMSTGADVKNDNHAFLITMPMNRAQMVKSKYVTAVLYTGVAAIACYIFYTIVRYVKPSLGMPAYSMGQFLASIGISLVFVSIYLPLFYWLSKKGMAIINMVFMIILIGLTPFINIGTYLMHKQNAGSIDNMSVVLIGLGVVLLFIASYFLAKYLFNRKDL